Part of the Paenibacillus terrae HPL-003 genome is shown below.
CTCCTATGGTATTCACGTAATGCCTTCTACACCAAATTGGCATTTCCAAACGCTTTCTTCATCGAAATCAAGGGGAATTTGCTGGATAACCCCATCCCAAGCGAGTGTATACCGATTTCCAATTGGGGAGGTGTCTTGTTAGATCCCGCCATGAAGCGCCCGAACGAGCCACCCAAAGCATCGCATTGAGCATGTGCCGATTGTCCACGGCGGAGCGTCCTCCTAGTGGTTTTCGTTCAGATCGAAACAGATCTTGAATCTGCCGTTATTGCTCATCTTGGATAGGCACTGCTTTTCTTACGCTTCTGTATCCTGTTAGGAACGAAGTTAATTGTATTTTTTCACTATATCTCGTTTTAGGTTTATCACAGAAAAATTTTCATGCGTCATTCTCCTTGCTTTCCGACGAGGTAAAGAAGCTTCTAATCTCTCAAGCTCAGAAAGAAGATTCCTTATTTTGCTTATTTACGTATTCATTATGTACCTTTT
Proteins encoded:
- a CDS encoding transposase, translated to MQDLFRSERKPLGGRSAVDNRHMLNAMLWVARSGASWRDLTRHLPNWKSVYTRLGWGYPANSP